Sequence from the Lysobacter capsici genome:
ACACGCTCTCATCGAAAGGCTCGGTGCGCCCGGGATGGCCGTAACCGATCGCCGCGAACGACGAGGTCAGCACCACCCGCTTGACCCCGGCGTCGCGCGCGGCGCGCAACACCCGCAGGGCGCCGTCGCGCGCAGGCACGATCAGATCGTCTTCGTGTCTGGGCAATCCGGGCGGAAACGGCGAGGCCACGTGCAGCACGTAGTCGCAATCGGCCATGGCCTGCGCCCAGCCGGCGTCGTGTTCGAGATCGGCGACGACGAACGACAGGCGCTCGTCCGGATCGACCCCGGCCCGCCGCAACATCGCCCGCACCGCGCCTTCGCGCTCGAGGCTGCGCACGCTCGCGCGTACGCGATGGCCGGCCTGCAACAACTGGACGATGCAATGACTGGCGATGAAGCCCGAGCCGCCGGTGACGACTACGGTGTACATCGGTGGCGTCTCGCATTGCAGCGGCGCGACGATCGAATGCGGCGCGGTCGCGTGGCGATCGGACACGCGGGATTACTCCGCCCCCGCCGGCTCGAGCAGCACGTACTCGCCCTTGGCCCCGTAAGTCTTTCCGGCGCGCGCACACAGCGCTTCGCCGCAGCGGGTCAAGGCGCCCGACTGGGTCGCGTGCAGGATGTCCTTGGCGAACTGGGCGCGCTCGATCTCGCGCATCGACTTGCGCATGAAGTACCAGCTGCTGCCAACCGCCAGGATCGAGCCGACCAGCAAGGCCGCCACGCCCTTGTAGATCAGCCCCTGCTGCGAGCGCAGCAGGCCGATGTGCTGGTCCTCGAGCGCCTTGGCCGCGCGCTCGGCGAGTTCGGCGCTTTCGCGCAGTTGCGTGCCGATCGGACCGAAGGTCTGATCGACGCCGCGGCCGATCGCCTCGCGGGTCTGGTTCTGCACCGCGTTGATCAGCTGGTGGGTCAGTTCCTGCGCGTCGGCGCCCATGCCCTGGGCGGTGCGATGCAGTTCGTCGGCGCTGCGGTCCACATGCTGGACCGCGCGTTCGCTTTGTTCCTGCATGTGCTGGGCGAACACCGCCAGATCGGCGGCCAATCGTTTCAGGTCTTGCGCGTCCTGCACTTCGTTCTCCGTCAGGGTTACAGGCCCGGCGCGCGCGGATGCGCGCTGGGCGGTTCTTGCTGCGGCGGCGGCTGTTGTTGCGTCGGCGGCGGCTGGGTCGGTTGCTGCGGCGCCGCCTGCGCCTGCTCGGCCTTCATCTGCTGGTATTGCTCGCGTCCGTTCTGCAGCCAGGCCTGGCCGGCGTCGGAACGCGCATGGTCCTGCGCCGCGGCGCGGAACGCACCGTCGTCGCGATTGCGCGCCGCTTCGGTCAGGCGGGCGAAGGTGCGGTCGATGTCGCTGCCTTCCTGCGCGGCCGCTTGCGGCGTCGCCTGCTTGCCCGGGGTGTCGCCGATCGGCACCGGCCGGCGCTCGAAGCGGCCGTCCATGCGCTCGTCGATCGGCTCCTTGCGGGTCGGATCGGGCACCGAGTGATCCTTGACCTGCTGCTTGCTCGCGACGATATCGGTGTGGTCGCGCTGGCCGTCGCGGAAATCGCGGGTGGTGTAGAAGAACTGGTGCTTGTCGGACCGATGCACGACGTTGAGTGTCGGGTCCTGCGGCTCGGCGCGCTTGTCCAGAAACGGTTTATCGCTGAGCCCGTTGAGGTAATCGGTCATCAGATTGCCGCTTCGGATCGACAGGCCGTTGAGCTCGTAGCTGCCGCCGATGTTGCTGTGCGCGCCGCCGACGGTGACGTTGAGGAAGCGTTTGTCCTCGCTGAAGCCCTCGCGCAGGATGCTGGTCGACTTGAACAGGTCGCGGCGTTCGTCCTCGGCGGTGATCTGGAACGCCGACATCACCGACGGCGGCAGGCGCCGGTCGTGATTGCGCGGCTCGCCGGTGCCGACCGGGTCGAACAGACCGACCGCCTGCGGCACCTGCCCCGGCGCCACCAGCGGCGGCTTGCTGAACTCCACGCCGGTGATGTTGCCGTCCTTGTCCTTGCTGTAGGTCGCGCCGCTCGGGTCCTGGATGCCACGCTCGTGGACCAGCCGCGCGAACGCGGCCTCCTGTTCGGCGCCGCGGCTGAAACCGATCCCGGCCACGTTGATCTGCGCCTTCGGGTCCTGATCGAGCCACTGCTTGGACTGCTCGGTGAACTGCCGGTACATCTGCTCCACGCGCGGCTCGAAGGTGCGCCCGCTCATCTGGTCGCGGGTGCTCTTGAGCCAGCCGTCCTGAGTGCCCGGGCCTTCCACGTAGCCGTAGCCGATATTGCGGTGCATGCCGGCTTCGAGTTGCTGCACGACCCCGGCCACATTGGTGTGGTTCTTGGGGTCGTCCTTGTACATGCTGTTGCCGGTGCCATCGAAGGCGGCAACGAACAGGCGCGCATGCGGATCGCTGGAATCGAGCAACAGCGGCGCGCGCAGCTGCGACAACTGGCCGCTGGCCTGCACGTAGCTGTCGAGGTCGTGCTGGTCGGCGGGATAGGTCTTGACGCCGTCCGGATTCTTTTCGCCGCCCATCGCAAACTCTCCTTAGCGCTGCGGTTGTGGTACTGCCGGGTGCTGCGGCTCGGGGCTGCGGCTCAGTAGGTCTGGCTGAAAACCTGGATCAGGTCGGCACGGTAATCGCTGTTGGGATTGCCCGGATCGCGCGGCGCCTTCAACGGAATGAAGCTGCGCATGTAGACGTTGATGGTGCGGTCGTCGACTTCCAGGATGATTTCCGGATCGTTGATGCTCACGCCCGGCGCGATGTCCTCGCGCGCGACCTCGTGCCGCACCAGCCGGTCCTTGAAGATCTCGCCGATGTCGATGCGCGCGCTGTGCTCGCTTTGGTCCTTCGAACGCCAGCTGACCTCTGCCGGCGGCGGGAAGTTGACGATATCGATGTGGCCGGCCTTCATCAGGCTGCGGTAATCGGCGCCGAACGACGCGGTCGAGGCGCTGAGTTTGCTTTCGTCGGGCTTACCGTGCGGAAAGCCGTGATAGACGATGCGGCAGCCGTAGGTATCGAAGCAGTAGGCGCCGAAGCGGTGGCGCTCGAAACGCAGCGGCCATTCGGCCGAGGTGCCCGCGCCGGCTTGCGCGGCGGCGGACGGGCTGGAGGCGGCGGACGTAGACATGGCGGTTTGACATCCTGTTGCGGCAAATAGGGCAAGCATCGCGGCCAGTGCGCGCGCGCGGCGGGCATGCGCCTGCCGGCGATGCGGTTCGCAACGCGGCACGGCATGACGGCGACGGCGGCCGGTCACGGATTGACTGTCCATCTGGGTCCCTTCGCTGGCTCCGGCACACTAGCATCGGCGGGTGGGCGAACCCACTGTACGGATAGTTCCCCTTCCGTACTGCGCTGCGATGTGCCGGAACACGAGACCGGAGTTTGCACGCAATCGGCGACAAGACTCAACTGATGTGCCGGTCTGTCACTTGGCGCTGAGAGGTTTGTGCGTATTCGCGTGCCGGGTTTGCGCTGGTGGCGGCGCGGCTATCGAGCGGTCCTGGCCCGGTCGTGTGGCGACCGGCAGCGGGCCGAGTCGGCAAACAGGCGCGTCCTTCGCCATCTGCGGATCTGCGACCGATCGCACCGTTTCGGGGGCGAGACGCTTCCAGCAGGAACTGCGTCTGATGGCGCTGTCGGGGCGTGCTGGCCTGGGAAACACGGACGAACTGATCGCCGCGCTTTGCCGGGGCGAGACGGTCACAGACTTATTGGTGCTGGCGCAATTGATCGCCGTTATCGCGCGAAAGTCGCTGGATTCCCGCGTTCGCGGGAATGACGTTCTGATAAGACCTGGCTATTTGAGTGAGTTGAGTAATCAGCCTTCAATCCCGCGCCACTCCCAGCCCGTCATTCCCGCGAACGCGGGAATCCAGGGACTTTCGTGCGAAAGAGTACGAAGTCGCAAACGTTCCCGTTTCAATCTTTCGCTTGTCGCGTTGCCTGCGTGAAAGCAGAGCGCATCGACTTCAGGCGTTCTCACTCGAAAAGCCCTGGATGTTCGGCTTCGCCGAGGTAAAGCAGAGCCCGCCTTCGTGGGAATGACGACTGAGAGTGACGCGGCGAACCCGAACTTCACTGCTCCGGCAACAGTTCCCTACAACCGCAACTCGCTCTCCCGATCAAAGAAATGCATCCGTTCCGCCGAATACGCCAGATGCACGGTGTCGCCGACCTTCGGCAAGTGGAACGGCGGCAGGCGCACCACCAGGTCGCAGCCGCCGCAGCCCAGGTTCAAGAACGCTTCGTTGCCGACCGGTTCGACCACCTCGACTTTGGCCGGCAAGGTGTCCGGGCCGGCCTCGGCCGGATGCATGTCTTCCGGGCGCAGGCCGATCATCAGCTCGCGGCCAAGATAAGCGCGGACTTTCTCCAGCAACTCGCCTTCCGGCCGCAGGCGCAGTTCGACGCCGTCGGCGATGCGCAGGTACAAGGCGTTATCGCGTTCGACCACCTGGCCCCACAGGGTGTTCATCTTCGGGCTGCCGAGGAAGGTCGCCACGAACAGATTGACCGGCCGGTTGTACAAGGCCATCGGCGTGTCGATCTGCTGGATCTTGCCGTCCTTCATCACCACGATCCGATGGCCCAGGGTCATCGCTTCGACCTGATCGTGGGTGACGTAGATCATCGTGGTCTCGAGCTGCCGGTGCAGGCGCGCGATCTCGACCCGCATGGTCATGCGCAGCTTGGCGTCGAGGTTGGACAGCGGCTCATCCAGCAGAAACACCTGCGGCTTGCGCACCAAGGCGCGCCCCAGCGCGACGCGCTGGCGCTGCCCGCCCGACAACGCGGCCGGCTTGCGGTCCAGCAGCGATTCCAGCTCGAGCGTCGCCGCCGCCGCCTTGACCCGCTCGGCGATCTCGACCTTGCTCGCGCCGCGCAGTTTCAGGCCGAAGCCGAGGTTCTCGGCCACGGTCATGTGCGGATACAGCGCATAGCTTTGGAACACCATGGCGATGTCGCGATCCTTCGGCGGCATGTCGTTGACCACCCGGTCGCCGATGCGCAACTCGCCCGAACTGATCGACTCCAGCCCCGCAACCATGCGCAGCAAGGTGGATTTGCCGCAGCCCGACGGGCCGACCAGCACCAGCAACTCGCCGTCGTCGACCTCGAAACTGGCGTCGGCGACGCCGACGTAACCGTTCGGATAGACCTTGCGCAGCTGCTGCAGAGTGACCTTCGCCATGAATTCTCCCGACAATGCGATCGAGGCGATGCATTTGTGCCCGCCCTGGGCTATTCTGCCATGTAACCGTTTTCATGCACGCCCGCTTCCAATTCGATTGGCTCCGGAGGCCACGACGAATGACCGATTCACGCAATGCCGCCGACCGCACCTTCCCGAACGGCTTTCTGTGGGGCGCCGCCACCGCCGCGCACCAGATCGAAGGCTCGCCGATGGCCGACGGCGCCGGTCCCAGCATCTGGACCCGCTTCGCCCACACCCCCGGCATGACCCTCAACGGCGATACCGGCGATGTGGCCTGCGACCACTATCGACGCTGGAAAGAAGACGTCAAATTGATGAAGGAGCTGGGCCTGCAGGCGTATCGCTTCAGCGTCTCGTGGTCGCGCATCCTGCCCGAGGGCACCGGCCGGGTGAACCAGGCCGGCCTGGATTTCTACTCGCGCCTGGTCGACGAACTGCTGGCCAACGGCATCGAACCGCTGCTGACCTTGTACCACTGGGACATGCCGGCCGCGCTCGACGATCGCGGCGGCTGGCTCAACCGCGACTGCGCCGACTGGTTCGCCGAGTACGGCCAGGTCATGTACCGCGAGCTCGACGGCCGGGTCAAGAAGTGGGTCACGCTCAATGAGCCGTGGGTGATCACCGACGGCGGCTATCTGCACGGCGCGCTCGCGCCGGGCCATCGCAGCCGCTTCGAAGCGCCGATCGCCTCGCACAACCTGATGCGCGCGCACGGCGCGGCGGTGCAGGCGTATCGCGCCGAAGGCAAGCACGAGATCGGTCTGGTGGTGAACATCGAGCCCAAATACGCCGCCACCGATTCGGCCGAGGACGCCGCCGCGGTCAAGCGCGCGCACGCCTACATGAACGAGCAATACCTCGATCCCGCCCTGCTCGGCACCTATCCGCCGGAACTGCGCGAGATCTTCGGCGAAGCCTGGCCGGAATGGCCGCAGGCCGATTTCGACCTGATCAAGCAGAAGCTCGACTTCATCGGCGTCAACTACTACACCCGCAGCGTCACCAAGGACGCGGTCAGCTACCCGCTCAACACCGGCGTGGTGCGGCAGCCGTCGGGCACCTACACCGAAACCGGCTGGGAAGTGTTCCCGCAGGGCCTGACCGACACCCTGACCTGGGTCAAGGACCGTTACGGCGACATCCCGATGTACATCACCGAAAACGGCGCGGCGTTCTTCGATCCGCCGGTGGCCGAGCCCGATTCGACCGGCCAACGCCGGGTGCGCGATCCGCTGCGCATGGACTACCTGCAAAAGCACATCGGCGCGATCCACGACGCGATCCAGGCCGGCTGCGACATCCGCGGCTACATGGTGTGGTCGCTGCTGGACAACCTGGAATGGTCGCTGGGCTACTCCAAGCGCTTCGGCGTGGTGCACGTGAACTACGCCACTCAGGACCGTACGCCGAAGGACAGTGCGCGCTGGTATTCGAAGGTGATTGCCAGCAATGGCAAGTTCCTGGAAGAGCCGTTGCCTTGAGGCGGGATTTGAGATTTGGGATTTGGGATTTGGGATTCGAGATTGGAATTCGAGAGTCGGAAGTCAGTATCCGGAACCCGGGACACGGCGAATCCGACATTCGACATCGCATCCCTAAGGAACGTCATCCCCGCGAACGCGGGGATCCATCGACTTTCGTGCAGGTCGCGACAAAGACACTGGATATTCGGCTCCGCCGAAGTAAAGCGGAGCCCGCGTTCGCGGGAATGACGGAGTGATGGTTCGCGGCTGAAGCCCTGATGGCCTCGCCGCGATAACGTCAACCACCCGCTCCACGGCACGTCGCCGCCCCACTCCGCTCCCTGAGCCCAGCAGCACCTCAAACCCACCAAGACCGATACCCCCGACACCCCCAAACCCCGCACCAACCGACATCCATAACAACGAATACTCGCCCCGACCCCGAGCGGCGATATGCTTGGGGCCCGAGCCGGGAGCCCTTCCCGGCGCACGATCGAACGCAGTTGCCGCGCCCGATCGCTGTTTCCCCCACTTTCAGAGCTCGCGGTTCCATGCACGACACCCTGCTGCTGTTCGGCGCCACCGGCGATCTCTCCCAGCGCTATCTGTTTCCGTCGCTGGTCCATCTGTGGCGCGATCGGCTGCTGCCGGCCGGGTTCCGCATCGTCGCGGTCGGCCGCCAGGAGCTGTCCGACGACGAGTTCCGCGCCTGGCTGCGCGAGCACATGGCCGGCGAGGTCGCCGACGATCCGGCGCTGGTGGAAGACCTGCTGTCCAAGATTGCCTACGTCTCGGTCGATCTGCGCGACGAGACCTCGATCGCCGCGGCGCTGTCGAAATACGCCGACCGCCCGAGCGTGAGCTACCTGGCCACGCCGCCGGACCTGTTCGTGCATTGCGCCAACGGCCTCAAGGCCGCCGGCCTGCTGGAGGGCGAATCGCGCCTGGTGCTGGAAAAACCGATCGGCCGCGATCTGGCCTCGGCGCGCGAGATCAACGCCGCGCTGCGCGCCTGCCTGGACGAATCGCGGATCTTCCGCATCGACCATTACCTGGGCAAGGCGGCGGTGCAGAACCTGCTCGCGCTGCGCCTGGGCAACACCTTGCTCGAAGCGGTGTGGGAACACCGCTGGATCGAATCGGTCGACATCCTGGTCGCCGAAACCGCCGGCGTCGACGGCCGCGAAGGCTATTACGCCGGCTACGGCGCGCTGCGCGACATGGTCCAGAACCACATGCTGCAATTGCTCGCGCTGATCGCGATGGAGCCGCCATCGGTGCTCGACGCCGACAGCATCCGCGACGAGAAGCGCAAGGTGCTGCGCGCGCTGCGGCCGATGAGCCGCGACGACGTCGCCGCCCGCACCGTGCGCGGCCGCTACGGCGCCGGCGTGGTCGAGGGCCGCGCGGTCAAGGGTTTCGTGCACGAATCCACGGTCGAGACCTTCGTCGCGGTGGAAACCTATATCGACAACTGGCGCTGGGCCGGTGTTCCTTTCAGGCTGGTCACCGGCAAGCGCCTGGCCGAACGCGCGACCGAGGTGGTGGTCTCGTTCCGTCCGACCTCGCACTGGCTGTTCGAACGCCCGCGCCGCGGCCGCGAACGCCCCAACCGCCTGCGCATGCGCCTGCAACCCGACGAAACCATCGAGCTGGGCCTGATGGGCAGCCTCGCCGCGCCCGAATGGGGCGCGATGGAGCTCAAGCCGATGTCGCTGGATCTGTCGATGTCGGGCTCGCCGCAGCGGCGCATCGCCTACGAGCGCCTGCTGGTCGACGCGCTGCGCGGCAACCAGACCCTGTTCGTGCGCGACGACGAAGTCGAAGCGGCGTGGCAATGGATCGACAGCATCGAAGGCGCCTGGAGCCAGACCGAGCAACCCGCGCTGGACTACCCGGCCGG
This genomic interval carries:
- a CDS encoding T6SS phospholipase effector Tle1-like catalytic domain-containing protein, which gives rise to MGGEKNPDGVKTYPADQHDLDSYVQASGQLSQLRAPLLLDSSDPHARLFVAAFDGTGNSMYKDDPKNHTNVAGVVQQLEAGMHRNIGYGYVEGPGTQDGWLKSTRDQMSGRTFEPRVEQMYRQFTEQSKQWLDQDPKAQINVAGIGFSRGAEQEAAFARLVHERGIQDPSGATYSKDKDGNITGVEFSKPPLVAPGQVPQAVGLFDPVGTGEPRNHDRRLPPSVMSAFQITAEDERRDLFKSTSILREGFSEDKRFLNVTVGGAHSNIGGSYELNGLSIRSGNLMTDYLNGLSDKPFLDKRAEPQDPTLNVVHRSDKHQFFYTTRDFRDGQRDHTDIVASKQQVKDHSVPDPTRKEPIDERMDGRFERRPVPIGDTPGKQATPQAAAQEGSDIDRTFARLTEAARNRDDGAFRAAAQDHARSDAGQAWLQNGREQYQQMKAEQAQAAPQQPTQPPPTQQQPPPQQEPPSAHPRAPGL
- a CDS encoding ABC transporter ATP-binding protein, producing MAKVTLQQLRKVYPNGYVGVADASFEVDDGELLVLVGPSGCGKSTLLRMVAGLESISSGELRIGDRVVNDMPPKDRDIAMVFQSYALYPHMTVAENLGFGLKLRGASKVEIAERVKAAAATLELESLLDRKPAALSGGQRQRVALGRALVRKPQVFLLDEPLSNLDAKLRMTMRVEIARLHRQLETTMIYVTHDQVEAMTLGHRIVVMKDGKIQQIDTPMALYNRPVNLFVATFLGSPKMNTLWGQVVERDNALYLRIADGVELRLRPEGELLEKVRAYLGRELMIGLRPEDMHPAEAGPDTLPAKVEVVEPVGNEAFLNLGCGGCDLVVRLPPFHLPKVGDTVHLAYSAERMHFFDRESELRL
- a CDS encoding GH1 family beta-glucosidase; translated protein: MTDSRNAADRTFPNGFLWGAATAAHQIEGSPMADGAGPSIWTRFAHTPGMTLNGDTGDVACDHYRRWKEDVKLMKELGLQAYRFSVSWSRILPEGTGRVNQAGLDFYSRLVDELLANGIEPLLTLYHWDMPAALDDRGGWLNRDCADWFAEYGQVMYRELDGRVKKWVTLNEPWVITDGGYLHGALAPGHRSRFEAPIASHNLMRAHGAAVQAYRAEGKHEIGLVVNIEPKYAATDSAEDAAAVKRAHAYMNEQYLDPALLGTYPPELREIFGEAWPEWPQADFDLIKQKLDFIGVNYYTRSVTKDAVSYPLNTGVVRQPSGTYTETGWEVFPQGLTDTLTWVKDRYGDIPMYITENGAAFFDPPVAEPDSTGQRRVRDPLRMDYLQKHIGAIHDAIQAGCDIRGYMVWSLLDNLEWSLGYSKRFGVVHVNYATQDRTPKDSARWYSKVIASNGKFLEEPLP
- the zwf gene encoding glucose-6-phosphate dehydrogenase, encoding MHDTLLLFGATGDLSQRYLFPSLVHLWRDRLLPAGFRIVAVGRQELSDDEFRAWLREHMAGEVADDPALVEDLLSKIAYVSVDLRDETSIAAALSKYADRPSVSYLATPPDLFVHCANGLKAAGLLEGESRLVLEKPIGRDLASAREINAALRACLDESRIFRIDHYLGKAAVQNLLALRLGNTLLEAVWEHRWIESVDILVAETAGVDGREGYYAGYGALRDMVQNHMLQLLALIAMEPPSVLDADSIRDEKRKVLRALRPMSRDDVAARTVRGRYGAGVVEGRAVKGFVHESTVETFVAVETYIDNWRWAGVPFRLVTGKRLAERATEVVVSFRPTSHWLFERPRRGRERPNRLRMRLQPDETIELGLMGSLAAPEWGAMELKPMSLDLSMSGSPQRRIAYERLLVDALRGNQTLFVRDDEVEAAWQWIDSIEGAWSQTEQPALDYPAGSWGPAEAERFLPPTNGYKSGGGSA